A part of Thermoplasmata archaeon genomic DNA contains:
- a CDS encoding ATP-binding protein, whose amino-acid sequence MAKEDRDEWIVKCPKCGRIRESCRHVSRDDVRRIVHLLDAGVEVYQAEDEHEAPEPHIHEPPRPIAQVVQPRFTIADLVLAETTREGLQDALTELRNKGLMYRRWGLRKVMRRTKGLSLLFAGPPGTGKTMGAEAIASELGRPLHVVNYAQLENMWVGETEKNIEHVFHAALDGSAVLFFDEADAVFQRRGIMSTPWMNRDVNVLLSQMETYPGVVILATNLARVMDKALDRRVDIAVEFPMPDADLRRQIYERLVPKEAPLARGVDFESLAQKYPLSGGSILNVVRQAMRNALRRGKRHRITMEDFVRAAERETKKSALMSTDHLQEAPRRERIRGYA is encoded by the coding sequence ATGGCGAAGGAGGACCGGGACGAGTGGATTGTGAAGTGCCCGAAGTGCGGCCGCATCCGAGAGTCGTGCCGGCACGTGTCCCGCGACGACGTGCGCCGGATCGTCCACCTCCTCGACGCCGGCGTCGAGGTCTACCAGGCCGAAGACGAGCATGAGGCGCCGGAGCCGCACATCCACGAGCCGCCGAGGCCGATTGCGCAGGTCGTCCAACCTCGGTTCACGATCGCGGACCTCGTCCTCGCTGAGACCACTCGAGAAGGGCTCCAGGACGCGCTGACGGAGTTGCGGAACAAGGGCCTCATGTACCGCCGATGGGGGCTCCGCAAGGTCATGCGGAGGACGAAAGGGCTCAGCCTCCTGTTCGCGGGGCCGCCGGGCACCGGCAAGACGATGGGGGCGGAGGCAATCGCGAGCGAGCTGGGCCGGCCGCTGCACGTCGTGAATTACGCGCAGCTCGAGAACATGTGGGTCGGGGAGACGGAGAAGAACATCGAGCACGTGTTCCACGCGGCGCTCGACGGCAGCGCGGTGCTGTTCTTCGACGAGGCCGACGCGGTGTTCCAGCGCCGGGGCATCATGTCGACCCCGTGGATGAACCGGGACGTCAACGTGCTGTTGTCCCAGATGGAGACGTACCCGGGCGTCGTGATCCTCGCGACGAACCTCGCGCGGGTCATGGACAAGGCGCTCGACCGCCGCGTTGACATCGCGGTGGAGTTCCCGATGCCCGACGCGGATCTGCGGCGGCAGATCTACGAGCGGCTCGTCCCGAAAGAGGCGCCGCTCGCGAGGGGCGTCGACTTCGAATCGCTCGCCCAGAAGTACCCGCTCAGCGGAGGTTCGATCCTGAATGTCGTGCGCCAGGCGATGCGGAACGCCTTGCGCCGGGGCAAGCGCCATCGGATCACGATGGAAGATTTCGTCCGGGCGGCGGAGAGGGAGACGAAGAAGTCCGCGCTCATGTCGACGGACCACCTCCAGGAAGCGCCCCGCCGCGAGCGGATCCGCGGATACGCCTGA
- a CDS encoding recombinase family protein, with the protein MSIEPDCSTQSPNRGIAFEAAARVAGYIRVSTEDQAREGFSLDAQATRLRKYCEAKGWWLVRIYRDETSGRATTRPAYRRMMADMDTWDVLLVVKQDRIHRNVRNFYEMVDELRANGKQFASVEESIDTTTAMGWAFIGILAIWAQLESDQISERVRKAMPVARAKNYHLGRPPIGFVWVKATKTFEPTEWALAIEAAASAYGVVEAGKLHPYPDGKRAGDSVSERSVRRVLENLELYREGRLVPNGLSEDRYRYKSLEVPTGEMMRSPLHGGCEKIGL; encoded by the coding sequence GTGAGCATCGAACCCGACTGTTCCACCCAGTCGCCGAATCGAGGCATCGCCTTTGAAGCTGCTGCCCGGGTCGCCGGATACATCCGCGTCTCAACGGAGGACCAGGCGCGGGAAGGGTTCAGCTTGGACGCGCAGGCGACAAGACTGCGGAAGTACTGCGAGGCGAAGGGCTGGTGGCTCGTCCGGATTTACCGAGACGAGACCAGCGGAAGAGCGACGACGAGGCCCGCCTACCGACGGATGATGGCCGACATGGACACGTGGGATGTCCTGCTCGTGGTGAAGCAGGACCGGATCCATCGCAACGTCCGGAACTTCTACGAGATGGTCGACGAGCTGCGTGCGAACGGCAAGCAGTTCGCCAGCGTGGAAGAGTCGATAGACACCACTACCGCAATGGGTTGGGCGTTCATCGGCATCCTTGCCATTTGGGCTCAGCTGGAATCGGATCAGATCTCGGAACGGGTCCGGAAGGCGATGCCTGTGGCCAGGGCCAAGAACTACCACCTGGGCCGTCCGCCGATCGGATTCGTCTGGGTAAAGGCCACGAAGACGTTCGAGCCCACGGAATGGGCACTCGCGATTGAGGCGGCCGCGTCCGCATATGGCGTCGTAGAAGCGGGCAAACTCCATCCCTATCCGGACGGCAAACGGGCAGGCGACTCTGTCTCGGAGAGATCTGTACGACGAGTCTTGGAGAACTTGGAGCTCTACCGGGAGGGTCGCCTTGTCCCGAACGGCCTCTCCGAGGACCGCTACCGCTACAAGTCGTTGGAGGTCCCGACGGGAGAGATGATGAGGTCGCCCCTTCATGGCGGTTGTGAGAAGATTGGCCTATAG